A genomic region of Arachis hypogaea cultivar Tifrunner chromosome 5, arahy.Tifrunner.gnm2.J5K5, whole genome shotgun sequence contains the following coding sequences:
- the LOC112803614 gene encoding uncharacterized mitochondrial protein AtMg00860-like: MDYMNRIFCPFLDKFVVVFIDDILIYSKTEEEHAEHLRTVLQILKERKLYDNLSKCEFWKCEVKLLGHVVSKLGIAVDPAKVDAVMEWKRPTSVTEIRSFLGLAGYYRRLIKGFS, translated from the coding sequence atggattatatgaacagaatCTTCTGCCCATTCTTGGATAAGTTTGTTgtcgtcttcattgatgacatactaatTTATTCTAAGACCGAAGAAGAACATGCCGAGCACTTGCGAACCGTGTTACAAATCCTAAAGGAGAGGAAATTGTATGACAATTTATCTAAATGCGAGTTTTGGAAATGTGAGGTGAAGTTGTTGGGTCACGTAGTGAGTAAACTGGGGATAGCAGTAGATCCTGCCAAGGTGGATGCAGTGATGGAGTGGAAGCGACCAACCTCAgttactgagataaggagttttttgGGCTTAGCTGGCTACTATAGGAGGCTCATCAAGGGCTTCTCGTAG